A portion of the Hylaeus volcanicus isolate JK05 unplaced genomic scaffold, UHH_iyHylVolc1.0_haploid 12237, whole genome shotgun sequence genome contains these proteins:
- the LOC128884120 gene encoding uncharacterized protein LOC128884120, protein MAEHYEHELKSIELRLKNWFLTRRVCMEKASALKNFFSQHNVTVLGENAFEKDCSKTDAVMWNDLTQEKPFISCQLSYNAQLMKAEMYMTMFKNSTNITHPCRQSGVSYLQCIKNSLPITSLDDKQNQCDRLFDTFALCRTQLADLQKKNLDSSLRNQDIEDTMAAELFRKRHELLSKRTNQ, encoded by the exons ATGGCAGAACACTATGAACACGAACTAAAGTCAATTGAgctacgtttaaaaaattggtttCTAACAAGGCGTGTTTGTATGGAAAAAGCAAGTGCtctaaagaatttcttttcacaaCATAACGTTACAG TGTTAGGAGAAAACGCTTTTGAAAAAGATTGCTCTAAGACGGACGCTGTAATGTGGAACGATTTGACACAAGAAAAGCCTTTTATAAGCTGTCAACTTTCTTACAACGCACAATTGATGAAAGCTGAAAT GTATATGACTATGTTTAAAAACTCAACAAATATTACGCATCCTTGCCGCCAATCAGGTGTTTCGTATCttcaatgtataaaaaattcgTTACCCATTACCTCGTTAGACGATAAACAA AACCAGTGTGACCGTTTATTTGATACTTTTGCGTTATGCCGAACGCAATTAGCggatttacaaaaaaaaaacctcgaTTCGTCATTAAGGAATCAAGACATTGAAGATACGATGGCGGCTGAATTGTTCAGAAAACGGCATGAACTATTATCCAAAAGAACGAATCAATAA
- the LOC128884119 gene encoding uncharacterized protein LOC128884119, with product MATEVESTPSEISFVDTASVLAKPVDEVELFGRWSYEGFEVDDLSLVDYIALRDRACVYVPHSAGRYQMKRFRKAQCPIVERLVNSLMMHGRNNGKKLIAVRVVKHAFEIIEILTQENPIAVLVEAIKNGGPREDSTRIGSAGVVRRQAVDVSPLRRVNQAIYLITTGARIAAFRSIKTIAECLADEIINCSKGSSNSYAIKKKDEIERVAKANR from the exons aTGGCAACAGAAGTTGAAAGTACACCTTCCGAAATTTCCTTTGTTGACACTGCTAGTGTTTTAGCTAAGCCAGTGGATGAGGTTGAATTGTTCGGACGTTGGAGTTATGAGGGCTTTGAAGTGGATGATTTATCCTTAGtg GATTACATTGCTTTACGAGATCGTGCTTGTGTTTATGTTCCGCATTCAGCAGGACGTTACCAAATGAAACGATTTCGTAAAGCTCAATGTCCAATTGTTGAACGATTGGTTAATTCCTTAATGATGCATGGAAGAAACAACGGAAAGAAGCTTATAGCCGTTCGCGTTGTGAAGCATgcttttgaaattattgaaattcttaCTCAAGAAAATCCTATTGCCGTTTTGGTTGAAGCTATTAAAAACGGAGGTCCTAGAGAAGATTCGACTCGTATAGGTTCAGCGGGTGTTGTAAGACGTCAAGCAGTTGATGTGTCTCCATTACGACGTGTTAATCAAGCCATCTATTTAATAACAACGGGTGCACGAATCGCTGCTTTCCgaagtattaaaacaattgctGAATGTCTTGcggatgaaataataaattgttctaaAGGATCTTCTAATTCTTATgcaattaagaaaaaagatgaaattgaaagagTTGCTAAAGCCAATCgttaa